A genome region from Carya illinoinensis cultivar Pawnee chromosome 2, C.illinoinensisPawnee_v1, whole genome shotgun sequence includes the following:
- the LOC122300767 gene encoding 1,2-dihydroxy-3-keto-5-methylthiopentene dioxygenase 1, with amino-acid sequence MAIEAWFMDESDEDPRLPHHRIPKEFVPLDHLADLGVLYWHLNPKDYEKDEELQRIREARGYNYMDLLDLCPEKVVNYEEKLKNFYTEHIHADEEIRYCLEGSGYFDVRDKDDRWIRIWIKAGDLIILPAGIYHRFTLDTNNYTKLMRLFLGEPVWTAYNRPQEDHPARKEYVKSVIEKVGVPLEAH; translated from the exons ATGGCAATCGAG GCTTGGTTCATGGACGAGAGCGATGAAGATCCGAGGCTTCCGCACCATCGTATTCCTAAAGAGTTTGTTCCATTGGACCACTTGGCTG ACTTGGGAGTGTTGTATTGGCACTTGAATCCAAAAGACTACGAGAAAGATGAGGAATTGCAGAGAATCAGGGAAGCAAGAGGGTACAATTACATG GATTTGCTTGATTTATGCCCGGAGAAAGTGGTCAACTACGAAGAGAAGCTGAAGAACTTCTACACGGAGCATATACATGCTGACGAAGAAATACGCTACTGTTTGGAAGGAAGCGGGTACTTTGATGTTCGAGACAAAGATGACCGTTGGATTCGCATCTGGATCAAGGCTGGTGATCTTATCATCTTGCCAGCCGGAATCTACCACCGCTTCACTCTTGACACCAATAACTATACCAag TTGATGAGGTTATTTCTTGGAGAGCCAGTGTGGACTGCATATAATCGGCCACAGGAAGATCACCCGGCCAGAAAGGAGTACGTCAAGAGTGTGATTGAGAAAGTGGGAGTGCCATTGGAAGCTCACTAA